From the genome of Cellvibrio japonicus Ueda107, one region includes:
- a CDS encoding NYN domain-containing protein: MANLLYVDNSNVWIEGMHVAAFASGMVPDVWTAVKGNVCDHSWKLDFGKLFQFAGGEKAEVRKAALFGSRPPKNDSLWVAAQKNGFEVTTYDRNVANAEKKIDTDIVATMIEDSYEILQPGDEVTLVSGDSDYVPAIEKLKKRGIAVHVVFWKHAARELKEAASTFTELDPYLDHLKR, from the coding sequence ATGGCGAATTTACTTTACGTCGATAATTCAAATGTATGGATAGAAGGTATGCATGTTGCGGCCTTTGCAAGTGGAATGGTTCCTGATGTATGGACTGCGGTTAAAGGCAACGTCTGTGACCATAGCTGGAAATTAGACTTTGGTAAATTATTCCAGTTTGCCGGCGGAGAGAAAGCGGAGGTTAGAAAAGCTGCCTTGTTTGGCTCTCGCCCGCCAAAAAATGACTCGCTTTGGGTTGCAGCACAAAAAAATGGCTTTGAAGTTACAACCTATGATCGCAATGTTGCAAATGCGGAAAAGAAAATTGACACCGACATTGTGGCAACAATGATCGAAGATTCATATGAAATATTACAGCCTGGAGACGAAGTTACGTTGGTTTCTGGTGACTCTGACTATGTGCCAGCAATTGAAAAATTGAAAAAGCGTGGAATTGCTGTCCATGTAGTGTTCTGGAAGCATGCTGCTCGTGAACTTAAAGAAGCAGCAAGTACCTTTACAGAATTAGACCCGTATCTTGACCATTTAAAAAGGTAA
- a CDS encoding IS1182 family transposase translates to MPNFKKYSYSQSAMVVINFEEQLQPGTFEFTLHKLIDNHIDLSAFYEKYSNDGGGRTAYDPAILLKIILFAYSKGITSSRDIQWQCEHNIIFKALSCDSVPHFTSIASFVSSYPDAIESVFTQVILVCDQHGLLGHELFAIDGCKISSNAAKEHSGTLDELAQKREKISRKIRTCLKEHKKLDGRKPNERDRKQQLAKATDTLKKEFERIDKFLKTATPRMGQGKKPKEVKSNITDNESAKMTTSKGTIQGYNGVAAVDKKHQVIVDAQAFGESQEHHTLKPVLHSIQTRYQKMGICDDILKSNVIITADTGFSNGANDEYLKEEGINAYIPDNQFRSRDKMFDHQKEKHGKRHQDNVKGVKGVIPASEFIFDLQRKSCKCPAGKDMWLKHEYRQGPGRMQLYFEGKLTDCRHCPLKHECMRNPSSADSREGHGRQVSKTFSIHANATDWMKRRIDSKQGKAIYGHRMSTVEPVFANICANKQLNRFSLRGKRKVQGQWQLYCLVHNIEKLMNYVNVG, encoded by the coding sequence ATGCCAAACTTCAAAAAATACAGCTATAGCCAAAGCGCAATGGTGGTTATTAATTTTGAAGAGCAATTACAGCCAGGCACTTTCGAATTTACCCTTCATAAATTAATCGACAACCATATCGACCTGTCGGCTTTCTACGAAAAGTACAGCAACGATGGCGGTGGGCGTACAGCTTACGACCCTGCCATTTTGCTCAAAATCATCTTGTTTGCGTACTCCAAGGGCATTACCTCCAGCCGCGACATTCAGTGGCAATGCGAGCACAATATTATTTTCAAAGCCCTCTCCTGCGATTCCGTCCCCCACTTCACCAGCATTGCCAGCTTTGTCAGTAGCTATCCGGATGCGATTGAATCGGTTTTTACACAAGTAATACTGGTGTGCGACCAACATGGCTTACTGGGACATGAACTCTTTGCCATTGATGGTTGCAAGATATCTTCTAATGCCGCCAAGGAGCACTCCGGAACCTTGGATGAGCTGGCTCAAAAGCGAGAAAAGATCAGCCGCAAAATCCGCACCTGCTTGAAAGAACACAAAAAACTGGATGGCCGAAAACCCAACGAGCGAGACCGCAAGCAGCAACTCGCTAAAGCAACCGACACCCTGAAAAAAGAATTCGAGCGGATAGATAAGTTCCTAAAGACAGCAACCCCACGGATGGGGCAAGGTAAAAAACCAAAGGAAGTGAAGAGCAATATTACCGACAACGAATCAGCCAAAATGACTACCAGCAAAGGTACCATCCAGGGTTACAACGGCGTAGCCGCCGTTGATAAGAAGCATCAGGTTATCGTTGACGCCCAGGCTTTTGGTGAAAGTCAGGAACACCACACATTAAAGCCGGTTCTGCATAGCATACAGACGCGTTACCAAAAGATGGGGATCTGCGACGACATCCTAAAATCCAATGTGATCATTACAGCGGATACGGGGTTTTCCAATGGTGCTAACGATGAGTACCTTAAAGAAGAAGGTATCAATGCATATATTCCGGATAACCAATTTCGCTCAAGAGACAAGATGTTTGACCATCAAAAAGAGAAACATGGTAAGCGCCATCAAGATAATGTGAAGGGAGTAAAAGGCGTTATTCCGGCCTCGGAATTTATTTTTGACCTGCAACGAAAAAGCTGTAAGTGTCCGGCAGGGAAGGACATGTGGCTGAAACATGAATACCGTCAAGGGCCTGGTCGAATGCAATTGTATTTTGAGGGTAAGCTAACGGATTGTCGTCACTGTCCCCTCAAGCATGAATGCATGCGTAATCCTTCGTCAGCCGATAGCCGCGAAGGTCATGGGCGTCAGGTATCCAAAACGTTTTCGATTCATGCCAATGCGACAGACTGGATGAAGCGTCGGATTGATAGCAAACAAGGAAAAGCTATTTACGGTCATCGCATGTCGACTGTGGAGCCGGTTTTCGCCAATATTTGCGCGAATAAACAGCTGAATCGATTTTCGTTACGAGGAAAACGCAAGGTGCAAGGTCAATGGCAGTTATATTGTTTGGTACATAACATCGAAAAGTTAATGAATTACGTGAATGTGGGTTAA
- a CDS encoding glycosyltransferase: MKTILFCWELGDDYGHIGQAHPIITYLSTHFNVYFAVKDLSKIRDIIWPLNVHFIQAPIWLKTPQRLPRSETHAEILFYKGYDKASHLKGLVDGWITLLKLVSPDLIVFDHAPSALIAARTWECPSVIISNPFITPAPGSDIVNICPGLPFNAHKAEQINNHVVSTINTVLTSIQSRTIEKLSDIYQVNSTILSSYQEMDIYKPYRQDVTYTPTLPGIDSFASPQWPPGMSVKAFAYLKHGKEQSQNILNALTSIGIKTLCFYSGCKDEDTHKYKGLPIIISKQPYDITTTTQQADIIICHGGKGVVNTALYYGKPLIIAPTQIEQRHTAQTIEHMGLGIMLDQNTPSIDVENKIIDFFSQVTKHKERCQIFSETAKQQTPEDSFNMIISIIKKLI, from the coding sequence ATGAAAACCATTTTATTCTGCTGGGAACTGGGAGATGATTATGGGCACATTGGCCAAGCTCATCCCATTATTACGTATCTAAGCACACATTTTAATGTGTACTTTGCCGTAAAGGATCTGAGTAAAATCAGGGATATTATTTGGCCGCTTAACGTGCACTTCATTCAAGCACCGATCTGGCTAAAAACACCTCAGCGACTCCCGAGGTCAGAAACACATGCAGAAATCCTATTTTATAAGGGCTATGACAAAGCATCGCATCTAAAAGGCTTGGTTGACGGATGGATCACCCTACTTAAATTAGTATCACCTGATCTTATTGTATTTGACCACGCCCCCTCAGCACTGATTGCAGCCAGGACATGGGAATGCCCCTCTGTCATTATCAGCAACCCGTTCATCACCCCGGCGCCAGGATCAGATATAGTCAATATTTGTCCAGGCCTTCCGTTCAACGCTCACAAAGCCGAACAAATTAATAACCATGTGGTTTCCACAATTAATACTGTATTAACTTCGATACAATCCAGGACGATAGAAAAGCTCAGCGATATTTATCAGGTTAACAGCACAATATTAAGCAGCTATCAGGAAATGGATATCTATAAACCTTATAGGCAGGACGTTACCTATACCCCCACACTCCCAGGCATTGATAGCTTCGCAAGTCCACAATGGCCTCCCGGCATGTCAGTTAAGGCGTTTGCCTACTTAAAACACGGGAAAGAGCAATCACAAAATATACTGAATGCATTAACATCAATCGGCATCAAAACACTCTGCTTTTATTCGGGATGTAAAGATGAAGATACTCATAAATATAAAGGGCTTCCCATTATTATTAGCAAGCAGCCATACGATATAACCACCACCACGCAACAAGCCGATATTATTATTTGCCATGGCGGTAAAGGGGTCGTTAATACGGCACTTTATTACGGCAAGCCCTTAATTATAGCGCCAACCCAAATCGAGCAACGCCATACCGCGCAAACCATTGAACACATGGGATTGGGCATTATGCTTGATCAAAATACCCCGTCCATAGATGTAGAAAATAAAATAATTGATTTTTTTTCACAGGTAACAAAGCACAAGGAAAGATGCCAAATATTTTCTGAAACAGCCAAACAACAAACACCCGAAGATTCATTCAATATGATCATTAGCATTATTAAAAAACTAATATAA
- a CDS encoding SapC family protein: protein MAKQLMIYDNIQPLSSETHRQWSVAVEDYSFVSHMISAPVLATEIPFAAGEFPVVFSATQREGEYIPLALMGLKENENLFLNEKGQFKSRYIPAFIRRYPFILGGDKGNDSMALCIDVDSKAVIKDGSKGRRLFDDKGEQTEHLKEVVEFLKDYHFRAEMTKAFCTRLHELGLLEPMQANIKLKGAEETNLNLTGFYVVKREKLKAISDADALDLFKRDGLELIYSHLQSLSSFNDLIRLMSDKIKPA from the coding sequence GTGGCAAAACAATTAATGATTTATGACAATATTCAGCCATTATCTTCAGAGACTCATCGTCAATGGTCGGTAGCGGTAGAGGATTACAGCTTTGTATCGCACATGATTTCTGCTCCTGTCCTGGCGACAGAGATTCCTTTTGCGGCGGGTGAGTTTCCTGTCGTTTTCTCTGCTACCCAGCGTGAAGGAGAATATATTCCCTTGGCGTTGATGGGTTTGAAAGAAAATGAAAACCTCTTTTTGAATGAAAAAGGACAATTCAAATCGCGTTATATTCCTGCATTTATTCGCCGTTATCCCTTTATCCTGGGGGGGGATAAGGGAAATGACTCTATGGCACTGTGCATTGACGTGGATAGTAAAGCGGTTATTAAGGACGGCAGCAAAGGTCGTCGTTTGTTTGATGACAAGGGTGAACAAACGGAACATTTGAAAGAGGTAGTGGAGTTTCTTAAGGATTACCACTTCCGCGCTGAAATGACCAAGGCCTTCTGCACTCGCTTACACGAATTGGGTTTACTGGAGCCGATGCAAGCCAATATCAAATTGAAAGGTGCAGAAGAGACCAATTTGAACCTGACGGGTTTTTATGTGGTGAAGCGCGAAAAATTGAAGGCTATCAGTGATGCGGATGCCCTTGACCTGTTTAAGCGCGATGGTCTGGAGTTGATATATAGCCACTTGCAATCTCTTTCCAGTTTTAATGATTTAATTCGATTAATGTCGGATAAGATCAAGCCTGCCTGA
- a CDS encoding HPF/RaiA family ribosome-associated protein — protein sequence MMKPAVDVVYRDLDSSAALNEIILKKLEKLSRFTDQIVHSRVVLDTPHHHKHKGKQYRASIELDFKGHPLAITQDDESIHVAVRDAFSSAERKIKQLVARQRNSR from the coding sequence ATGATGAAACCTGCTGTCGACGTTGTATACCGCGATTTAGACTCTTCCGCCGCTCTTAACGAAATCATCCTCAAGAAACTCGAAAAACTTTCCCGCTTTACCGACCAGATTGTCCACAGCCGTGTAGTGCTTGACACCCCCCACCACCACAAACACAAAGGTAAACAATATCGCGCGTCGATTGAGCTGGACTTTAAAGGGCATCCACTCGCCATTACCCAGGATGACGAATCCATCCATGTTGCCGTTCGTGACGCCTTCTCCAGCGCAGAGCGCAAAATCAAGCAACTGGTTGCTCGCCAGCGAAACAGTCGCTAG
- a CDS encoding IS3 family transposase produces the protein MRFAFIREHASRCRVKHLCRMLSVSRSRYYEWLGQQQDKPDPEQQRLETCMRALFVESNSSMGSRRMARRLQAQGFAAGRYRVRRLMKKRGLVVKQKRKFRITTNSNHKLPVAENILDRQFNPVTPNQAWAADITYIWTVEGWLYLAVVIDLYSRRVVGWCMDKRQTKSLVIRALMMAVNMRKPSAGLIHHSDRGSQYASLKYQASLKQHGIVCSMSRKGNCWDNAVVERFFSSLKREWIRDNLYRYREDAIRDVRAYIVTWYNSRRPHSTLGYKSPIEFEKCA, from the coding sequence GTGAGATTTGCGTTTATTCGAGAGCATGCTTCGCGCTGCCGGGTAAAACACTTGTGTCGCATGCTAAGTGTCAGTCGCAGTCGTTATTACGAGTGGCTGGGACAGCAACAGGATAAGCCTGATCCGGAACAGCAGAGGCTTGAAACCTGCATGCGCGCATTGTTTGTTGAATCCAACAGCAGCATGGGCAGCAGACGCATGGCGCGGCGATTACAGGCCCAAGGTTTTGCGGCGGGGCGGTATCGGGTACGACGACTGATGAAAAAGCGGGGGCTGGTAGTTAAACAGAAGCGTAAGTTTCGCATTACCACCAACAGCAACCATAAATTGCCGGTAGCGGAGAATATACTTGATCGGCAGTTCAATCCGGTTACACCGAATCAAGCCTGGGCGGCTGACATTACTTATATTTGGACAGTGGAAGGATGGCTGTACCTGGCGGTGGTGATTGACCTGTATTCGCGGCGGGTTGTTGGCTGGTGCATGGATAAACGGCAAACGAAATCGCTGGTGATCCGTGCATTGATGATGGCGGTGAATATGCGCAAGCCATCGGCGGGACTCATCCACCACTCGGATCGTGGTTCGCAATATGCGAGCCTGAAGTATCAGGCTTCATTGAAGCAACACGGTATTGTGTGTTCCATGAGCCGCAAGGGAAATTGTTGGGACAATGCTGTTGTGGAGCGCTTCTTTAGCAGCCTGAAACGGGAGTGGATCAGGGATAATTTATATCGCTATCGAGAAGATGCGATTCGGGATGTGCGAGCTTATATTGTGACCTGGTATAACTCGCGAAGACCACATTCAACTCTGGGCTACAAAAGCCCGATTGAATTTGAAAAGTGTGCTTAA
- a CDS encoding transposase, translating to MTKQTRKKYTPEYKLEAIALVRDQGFSIGEAAAHLDINHNMLRRWLKEHEAQPFSDYQGKAGMTPEQKRIRELEKQVRELQLDNDILKKASSYFAKHMR from the coding sequence ATGACCAAGCAAACACGAAAGAAATATACGCCTGAATACAAACTTGAAGCTATCGCCCTGGTTCGGGATCAAGGCTTCAGTATAGGTGAGGCAGCGGCCCATCTGGATATCAATCACAATATGCTACGCCGCTGGCTAAAAGAGCATGAAGCTCAGCCTTTTAGTGATTATCAGGGAAAAGCCGGGATGACCCCCGAGCAAAAACGTATCCGTGAACTTGAAAAACAAGTGCGCGAGCTACAACTGGACAATGATATTTTAAAAAAAGCCAGCAGCTACTTCGCGAAGCATATGCGGTGA
- a CDS encoding TIGR01777 family oxidoreductase: MSYPPVGKNNRVLVTGGSGFIGAALCKLLLLRGYQVWVLSRHPERVRPRLDAAVRLASSLEDLGAVDFGAIINLAGKPMAESRWSTAVKQALRDSRIDLTYALLAWCQERQQFPPVLINGSAIGIYGNGADRILTESSPTGDDFAARLCADWEEAAAGFAAHGVRVCMLRTGVVLDREGGALARMLPAFRWGLGGRLGTGEHFMSWIHRQDLLQIIIRLLEDESLSGAFNATAPEACRNRDFTRQLAECLHRPAIFPMPAPILRLLFGEFADGLLLASQRVHPERLLQIGFTFSYPGLKDAFSAILKKV; encoded by the coding sequence ATGAGCTATCCACCCGTCGGGAAAAATAACCGAGTCTTAGTGACCGGGGGCTCAGGCTTTATCGGTGCTGCCCTGTGCAAGTTGTTATTGCTCAGGGGGTATCAGGTTTGGGTATTGTCGCGGCATCCGGAGAGGGTTCGACCACGCCTGGATGCTGCTGTCCGGTTGGCATCCAGTCTTGAGGATCTGGGGGCTGTCGATTTTGGCGCAATTATCAATCTGGCTGGTAAGCCCATGGCCGAGTCTCGCTGGAGTACGGCAGTGAAGCAGGCTTTGCGCGATAGTCGAATTGACCTGACCTATGCATTATTGGCCTGGTGCCAGGAGCGGCAGCAGTTTCCCCCGGTACTGATTAATGGCAGTGCTATTGGGATTTATGGCAATGGCGCTGACCGTATCCTGACCGAAAGTTCGCCAACAGGTGATGATTTTGCGGCACGTTTGTGTGCAGACTGGGAGGAGGCTGCCGCTGGCTTTGCAGCCCATGGGGTGCGTGTCTGCATGTTGCGCACTGGCGTCGTATTGGACAGGGAGGGCGGCGCCCTGGCCCGAATGTTGCCGGCTTTCCGTTGGGGGTTGGGTGGCAGGCTGGGGACTGGTGAGCACTTTATGTCCTGGATTCATCGCCAGGATTTGTTACAGATAATTATTCGTTTGCTGGAGGATGAAAGCCTATCCGGGGCGTTTAATGCAACAGCTCCGGAGGCTTGCCGCAATAGGGATTTTACTCGCCAGTTGGCGGAGTGTTTGCATCGTCCTGCGATTTTCCCTATGCCGGCACCCATTTTGCGTTTGTTATTTGGTGAGTTTGCAGATGGGCTTTTATTGGCTAGTCAGCGAGTGCACCCTGAACGCCTTTTGCAAATTGGATTTACGTTTTCCTATCCTGGGTTGAAGGATGCCTTTTCGGCCATTTTGAAAAAAGTATAA
- a CDS encoding Hsp20 family protein, with amino-acid sequence MRNFDFSPLYRSAIGFDRMANILDSLSRAEQNQPSYPPYNIELTGEDKYRITMAVAGFAQSELNIEVNHNHLIVSANKQPEQQERTYLHQGIAARGFERRFQLADHVQVLSAQYENGLLHVDLQKIIPESLKPRTVPISVSASSDRLVAEQAKNDPEAA; translated from the coding sequence ATGCGTAATTTTGATTTTTCTCCCCTGTATCGCTCTGCTATTGGTTTTGATCGTATGGCCAATATCCTGGATAGCTTGTCGCGTGCAGAGCAGAACCAACCCAGTTATCCCCCTTACAACATTGAGTTGACCGGCGAGGATAAATATCGCATTACCATGGCGGTTGCCGGTTTTGCCCAAAGTGAATTGAATATCGAAGTCAATCACAACCATTTGATTGTGTCTGCCAATAAGCAGCCTGAGCAACAAGAGCGTACCTATTTACACCAGGGTATTGCTGCGCGCGGTTTTGAGCGTCGTTTCCAACTGGCGGATCATGTGCAGGTACTTTCTGCCCAGTATGAAAATGGTTTGTTGCACGTTGACCTGCAGAAGATTATCCCTGAGTCATTGAAGCCGCGTACTGTACCTATTTCTGTATCGGCTTCTTCCGATCGTCTGGTCGCTGAACAGGCAAAGAATGATCCGGAAGCTGCCTGA
- a CDS encoding GlxA family transcriptional regulator: MPNKQTIDIGFFLCERMLATSSALPMEMLLAADSAVNTMLPPEVQHHLNISTLAQTRDQVTTRTGISWQPDFSIDDDKSWDLIYIPGLWRNPRPIVKQHRATLDWLRAQYHNGAIISAVGTGCCFLAEAGLLDDKAATTHWHYFDQFHKDYPRVHLKRQHFITQAGNLYCAASVNSLADLTVHFIQRFFGKTIASHVERHFSHEIRQSYENSGYFDKTDNPHPDEEITQIQIWLQDNYHRDIHMPQVAERFGMSLRTLNRRFKNALGKTPLTFLQEIRINTARDLLKTSNLSLGEIADKIGYQDAGYFTQLFKKHLATSPNEYRKTVRRKLFRTD, encoded by the coding sequence ATGCCTAACAAACAGACCATCGATATTGGCTTTTTCCTGTGTGAGCGCATGCTGGCTACCAGTAGTGCACTCCCCATGGAAATGCTGCTGGCAGCCGACAGTGCGGTAAACACCATGCTGCCACCGGAGGTACAGCATCACTTGAACATCAGTACCCTGGCACAAACACGCGATCAGGTAACCACCAGAACCGGCATTAGCTGGCAGCCGGACTTTAGTATTGACGATGACAAATCCTGGGACCTTATTTACATCCCGGGCCTGTGGCGCAATCCCCGCCCCATTGTTAAGCAACACCGGGCCACCCTGGATTGGCTAAGGGCGCAATACCACAACGGGGCCATCATCAGTGCCGTAGGGACAGGGTGCTGCTTCCTGGCAGAAGCGGGTTTATTGGATGACAAGGCCGCGACAACCCACTGGCATTACTTTGACCAATTCCACAAGGATTACCCACGGGTACACCTAAAGCGGCAGCATTTTATAACCCAGGCAGGCAACCTTTATTGTGCAGCCAGTGTTAACTCATTGGCAGACCTGACGGTTCACTTTATCCAGCGTTTCTTTGGCAAAACCATCGCCAGCCATGTAGAAAGGCACTTCTCCCACGAGATACGTCAATCCTATGAAAATAGCGGTTATTTTGACAAAACTGATAACCCCCATCCGGATGAAGAAATCACCCAGATCCAAATTTGGCTACAGGATAATTACCATCGCGATATTCACATGCCGCAGGTAGCCGAGCGTTTTGGTATGAGTTTGCGCACATTGAATCGCCGCTTTAAAAATGCACTGGGTAAAACGCCATTAACATTCCTACAGGAAATCCGCATCAATACCGCTCGCGACCTGCTGAAAACCAGCAACCTCTCCCTGGGGGAGATTGCTGATAAAATCGGATACCAGGACGCGGGTTATTTCACCCAACTCTTCAAAAAACACCTGGCTACTTCACCCAATGAATATCGAAAAACCGTGCGTAGAAAATTATTTCGGACTGATTAA
- a CDS encoding beta-ketoacyl synthase gives MSGSSRVRLPIIVGFGGFSAAGRSSGHHAYRRMVIESLPVAERQETLAGLAVMMGLLCYAGGEYRDSHGKAYDLPAIEATFSGQILDGTLIRRIESTFFDVDAAHWQKSAILGGGEPTRFELRRRDLPEPLPAGWQLVELDADRVQVTVEGSVEVKFDSYRELPVKSAGQLPRGFNPGALYNSHFHPRALQLAVIGASDAVQSIGVEWQTVIDAVKPDEIGVYASNVMSQMDENGFGGLLQARLRGNRVSTKQCPLGLNTMPADFVNAYILGSVGHTGAITGACASFLYNLKAAAEDIRSGKCRVAVVGTAEAPILPEIIDGYATMGALAAEDKLKKLDGSDETDPRRTSRPFGENAGFTMAEASTYVVLMDDALVLELGADIHGAVGDVFINADGFKKSISAPGPGNYITMAKAVASARAILGDESVQQHSFIQAHGSSTPQNRVTESQIFDQVAQAFGISDWPVVAVKAYVGHSLSSASGEQLINSLGIFKYGVLPGIKTIDRVADDVFADRLQISTRDVPRNPRSLDLAFLNSKGFGGNNATASIIAPHRVEGMLKKRYGEQDFVRYTHKREAVRSCAAGYDLAATQGQFDTIYHFGEGLIDESKIRIDQERLSLPGFAKPIALGFSNPYADMFD, from the coding sequence ATGTCCGGTTCATCGCGAGTGCGTTTGCCAATTATTGTCGGGTTTGGTGGATTTAGTGCCGCTGGGCGCAGTTCAGGCCATCACGCCTATCGCCGCATGGTGATTGAGAGCCTGCCTGTTGCGGAGCGGCAGGAAACGCTGGCGGGGCTGGCGGTGATGATGGGGTTGCTCTGTTACGCGGGAGGGGAATACCGCGATTCCCATGGTAAAGCCTATGATTTGCCTGCTATTGAGGCCACCTTCTCTGGGCAGATCCTCGATGGCACCCTGATTCGTCGTATTGAATCAACCTTCTTTGATGTGGATGCTGCCCATTGGCAAAAGTCAGCAATCCTGGGTGGGGGAGAGCCTACCCGCTTTGAGTTGCGTCGCCGCGATTTACCGGAGCCCTTGCCGGCAGGATGGCAACTTGTTGAGTTGGATGCTGATCGTGTGCAGGTGACGGTTGAAGGGAGTGTTGAGGTTAAATTCGATAGTTATCGCGAGCTGCCTGTTAAGTCTGCGGGACAGCTGCCACGCGGTTTTAATCCCGGTGCACTTTATAATTCCCACTTTCATCCCCGCGCTTTGCAGTTAGCGGTAATCGGCGCATCAGATGCCGTTCAATCGATTGGGGTTGAGTGGCAGACCGTTATCGATGCTGTCAAACCGGATGAGATTGGTGTCTACGCCAGTAATGTTATGAGCCAAATGGATGAGAATGGCTTTGGTGGGTTGTTGCAGGCGCGCCTGCGCGGCAATCGTGTCAGCACCAAGCAATGTCCACTTGGACTCAACACCATGCCGGCGGACTTTGTGAATGCCTATATCCTGGGCAGTGTTGGCCATACGGGCGCCATCACCGGGGCTTGCGCTTCGTTCCTGTATAACCTCAAGGCGGCTGCCGAAGATATCCGTTCCGGTAAATGTCGCGTGGCTGTTGTGGGCACAGCAGAGGCGCCCATATTGCCTGAAATTATTGATGGCTATGCCACCATGGGCGCCCTGGCTGCGGAAGATAAGCTGAAGAAACTGGATGGATCGGATGAAACTGATCCGCGCCGAACCAGCCGTCCCTTTGGCGAGAATGCCGGTTTTACCATGGCCGAGGCGAGTACCTATGTGGTGTTAATGGATGATGCCCTGGTGCTTGAGTTAGGCGCTGATATCCATGGTGCTGTCGGTGACGTGTTTATTAATGCGGATGGTTTTAAAAAATCCATCTCTGCACCAGGGCCGGGTAATTACATCACTATGGCCAAGGCGGTGGCTTCTGCGCGGGCAATACTGGGTGATGAATCTGTGCAGCAACATTCATTCATTCAGGCGCATGGCTCCAGTACGCCGCAAAACCGGGTAACAGAGTCACAAATTTTTGATCAGGTGGCGCAGGCGTTCGGCATCAGTGATTGGCCTGTGGTGGCGGTAAAGGCTTATGTCGGCCATTCGTTGTCGTCTGCCAGTGGTGAGCAGTTAATCAATAGTCTCGGTATCTTCAAATATGGAGTGCTGCCTGGAATCAAGACGATTGACAGGGTGGCTGATGATGTTTTTGCAGATCGTTTGCAGATATCAACCCGCGATGTGCCGCGCAACCCCAGGTCCCTGGATCTGGCATTCCTGAATTCGAAGGGCTTCGGCGGTAACAATGCCACGGCAAGTATTATTGCGCCCCATCGTGTGGAAGGCATGTTGAAGAAGCGCTATGGCGAGCAGGATTTTGTCCGTTATACCCATAAGCGAGAGGCCGTGCGCAGCTGTGCAGCAGGCTATGATCTGGCCGCTACCCAGGGGCAATTTGACACCATCTATCACTTTGGGGAAGGATTGATCGATGAAAGCAAGATTCGTATCGACCAGGAAAGGCTGAGCCTGCCGGGGTTTGCCAAGCCGATAGCACTGGGCTTTTCCAACCCCTATGCCGATATGTTTGATTAA
- the rpsP gene encoding 30S ribosomal protein S16: protein MVTIRLSRGGSKKRPFYHLTVTNSRSARNGRFIERIGFFNPVARGQEERLRIDGDRLQHWVGQGAQLSERVEQLVKESQKKAA from the coding sequence ATGGTAACTATTCGTCTGTCACGTGGCGGCTCTAAAAAGCGTCCTTTCTATCATCTTACTGTAACCAACAGCCGCAGTGCCCGTAACGGCCGCTTCATTGAGCGTATTGGCTTCTTCAATCCGGTTGCTCGCGGCCAGGAAGAGCGCCTGCGTATTGACGGTGACCGTCTGCAGCATTGGGTTGGCCAAGGCGCCCAATTGAGCGAGCGCGTTGAGCAGTTGGTTAAAGAAAGCCAGAAGAAAGCTGCTTAA